A DNA window from Macadamia integrifolia cultivar HAES 741 chromosome 4, SCU_Mint_v3, whole genome shotgun sequence contains the following coding sequences:
- the LOC122075289 gene encoding stress-associated endoplasmic reticulum protein 2-like → MTTSIRLAHRKVQKFEKNITKRGAVPEMTTKKGNDYPVGPLVLGLFVFVVIGSSLFQIIRTATSGGMA, encoded by the exons ATG ACAACTTCAATTCGCCTTGCACATAGGAAGGTGCAGAAGTTTGAGAAGAACATTACAAAGAGAGGGGCGGTGCCTGAAATGACaacaaagaaaggaaatgaCTACCCGGTTGGGCCATTAGTACTAGGGCTCTTTGTCTTTGTTGTCATCGGATCTT CTTTATTTCAGATAATCCGGACTGCGACTAGTGGTGGAATGGCGTGA
- the LOC122075291 gene encoding protein transport protein Sec61 subunit gamma-like, translated as MDSVVDPLREFAKDSYRLVKRCHKPDQKEFSKVAFRTAVGFVVMGFVGFFVKLIFIPINNIIVGSG; from the exons ATGGATTCGGTTGTGGATCCGTTGAGAGAGTTCGCCAAGGACAGCTATCGCTTGGTGAAGAGGTGCCACAAACCTGATCAGAAAG AGTTTTCGAAGGTTGCGTTTCGTACGGCGGTCGGTTTCGTCGTGATGGGATTTGTAGGTTTCTTTGTGAAGCTCATCTTCATCCCCATCAACAACATCATCGTCGGATCCGGCTAA